One Salvia splendens isolate huo1 chromosome 22, SspV2, whole genome shotgun sequence DNA segment encodes these proteins:
- the LOC121787523 gene encoding uncharacterized protein LOC121787523: protein MVDPNWELKNCCQHEQVVFLVTIGVFTLVILALWRTFLLTPFKLITVFLHEVSHAIACKLTCGQVEGIQVHANEGGVTLTRGGIYWLILPAGYLGSSFWGMVLVLASTKLLTARIAAGFLILALLIVFFIAKNWTLRGLCIGFIVFIAIVWVLQELTKVRILRYVILFIGVMNSLFSVYDIYDDLISRRVNSSDAEKFAELCPCPCNGAAWGVIWGMISFIFLSASIYLGLVILS from the exons ATGGTGGATCCGAACTGGGAGCTGAAGAATTGCTGTCAGCACGAACAAGTTGTGTTTCTTGTCACAATTGGCGTCTTCACTCTTGTTATTCTTGCA CTCTGGAGGACATTTCTACTGACGCCTTTTAAGCTCATCACTGTATTTCTTCATGAAGTGAGCCATGCAATTGCTTGTAAGCTTACATGTGGTCAG GTAGAAGGTATCCAGGTTCATGCAAATGAAGGTGGCGTCACTCTAACACGTGGTGGCATTTATTGGCTGATCTTACCGGCTGGAT ATCTTGGTTCATCATTTTGGGGCATGGTTCTTGTACTTGCATCAACAAAGCTTCTCACTGCAAGAATTGCTGCTGGTTTTCTTATCCTTGCCCTTCTTATTGTCTTCTTCATTGCCAAAAAC TGGACACTGCGGGGGCTTTGCATTG GATTTATCGTTTTTATCGCTATCGTTTGGGTGCTGCAAGAATTAACTAAAGTTCGTATTCTTCGCTATGTTATTCTCTTCATTG GTGTTATGAATAGTTTGTTTTCTGTCTACG ATATATACGATGATCTGATATCTAGAAGAGTCAATTCGAGTGATGCTGAAAAGTTTGCTGAACTTTGCCCCTGCCCTTGTAATGGAGCTGCGTGGGGAGTTATATG GGGAATGATATCCTTCATATTTCTTTCGGCATCAATATATCTTGGACTTGTCATCTTGTCATGA
- the LOC121786090 gene encoding uncharacterized protein LOC121786090: MAIEVFPDSPSATGISPRISFSHDLSQSDVVPIEQYIRSAASSSSIDFDFCVFREIFDHESSSADELFFDGKILPIQIKKRLAPAPPPPSPLPPPPPPPLKSEEKHKSFWRFKRSSSLNCGSGYGRTLCPLPLLSRSNSTGSTASGKRSSISKQNLLKSNSSQKQQQQQPMSGYSSKPPLKKNGQFSHKFSPVLNVPPATIFGLGSIFSGGGKDRIRKKY; this comes from the coding sequence ATGGCGATTGAAGTCTTCCCAGATAGCCCAAGCGCGACCGGCATCAGCCCACGCATCTCATTCTCCCACGATCTCTCTCAATCCGACGTCGTTCCGATCGAGCAGTACATTCgctccgccgcctcctcctcctccatcgATTTCGACTTCTGCGTCTTCCGCGAGATCTTCGACCACGAATCCTCCTCCGCCGACGAGCTCTTCTTCGACGGCAAAatcctccccatccaaatcaaAAAACGCCTCGCTCCGGCGCCTCCGCCGCCGTCTCCTCTCCcccctccaccgccgccgccgctgaaATCGGAAGAGAAGCATAAGTCATTTTGGCGATTCAAGCGCAGCTCCAGCCTGAACTGCGGCAGCGGCTACGGCCGGACGCTCTGCCCGCTGCCGCTCCTCTCGAGGAGCAATTCCACCGGATCCACCGCCAGCGGCAAGCGATCGTCGATTTCGAAGCAAAATCTGCTCAAAAGCAATTCATCgcagaagcagcagcagcagcagccgatGTCTGGCTATTCCTCGAAGCCGCCGTTGAAGAAGAACGGCCAATTCTCTCATAAGTTCAGTCCGGTGCTGAACGTTCCTCCGGCGACTATCTTCGGCCTCGGCTCCATATTTTCCGGCGGCGGCAAGGATCGGATCAGGAAGAAGTATTAA